One window of the Mycobacterium sp. SVM_VP21 genome contains the following:
- a CDS encoding secondary thiamine-phosphate synthase enzyme YjbQ: protein MNTEVLDIDTSRSRTVDLTEQVRSFCAGHGDGLCNVFVPHATAGVAIIETGAGSDSDLVDTLERLLPRDDRYRHAHGSPGHGADHVLPAIVAPSITVPVADGEPLLGTWQSVVLVDLNRDNPRRSVRLSFVGAGAT, encoded by the coding sequence GTGAACACCGAAGTTCTCGACATCGATACCTCGCGGAGTCGCACTGTCGACCTCACCGAGCAGGTGCGGTCGTTCTGCGCTGGCCACGGTGACGGGCTGTGCAACGTCTTCGTGCCGCATGCGACGGCCGGGGTGGCGATCATCGAGACCGGCGCCGGCTCTGACTCCGACCTGGTCGACACGCTGGAGCGGCTGCTGCCTCGCGACGACCGCTACCGGCACGCGCACGGGTCGCCCGGACACGGCGCGGATCATGTGCTGCCGGCGATCGTGGCGCCGTCGATCACGGTGCCGGTGGCGGACGGTGAACCGCTACTGGGGACTTGGCAGTCGGTGGTCCTGGTCGACCTGAACCGCGATAACCCTCGCCGAAGTGTGCGTTTGAGCTTTGTCGGCGCCGGCGCCACCTGA
- a CDS encoding histidine phosphatase family protein, with amino-acid sequence MSGKKFHRCTATGIALLGAGLIAPISAPPHVLPLLMPNITLTAQDIVIDIVRHAEDAAPANARVPFSPEFPGAGISDLGKQQAADTANQIYGDVGGPGHVAGLFSGPDTDAQETSVPFAKLEGMDPQILNGIVEVDGGIFANQSSLSPGGLYYDAATVLWMLGLVNTFQIPGAHEYNGVVVNDNYTASVDTMYQTAMANPVVSDDGKITDVAFSSEAATFIWTMLNVKNPDPMALIDTVIASLKNGGLPALIPNAGLVQVEGNPTDGWTLLSWAGLAVPENPGVLGNLFLLWRDLALPPQVAFDHVLDALASGDSSTVTAAFQDGLTGISTALDAIPDTLNNLFADLAAGTW; translated from the coding sequence ATGTCAGGGAAGAAGTTCCACCGCTGCACTGCAACCGGAATCGCACTGCTCGGCGCCGGGCTCATCGCCCCGATCTCGGCACCGCCGCACGTTCTGCCGCTCCTCATGCCGAACATCACGCTGACCGCCCAAGACATCGTCATCGACATCGTCCGGCACGCTGAGGACGCGGCACCCGCCAACGCGCGCGTCCCGTTCTCCCCCGAGTTCCCCGGAGCGGGGATCAGCGACCTGGGCAAGCAACAGGCGGCCGACACTGCCAACCAGATCTACGGCGACGTCGGCGGGCCAGGCCACGTCGCCGGCCTGTTCTCGGGGCCGGACACCGACGCCCAGGAAACCTCGGTGCCGTTCGCCAAGCTGGAGGGGATGGACCCGCAGATCCTCAACGGGATCGTCGAAGTCGACGGCGGGATCTTCGCCAACCAGTCCTCGCTGAGCCCCGGCGGCCTCTATTACGACGCCGCGACGGTGCTGTGGATGTTGGGACTGGTCAATACCTTCCAGATCCCGGGCGCCCACGAGTACAACGGGGTGGTCGTCAACGACAACTACACCGCATCCGTCGACACCATGTACCAGACGGCGATGGCCAATCCGGTCGTCAGCGACGACGGCAAGATCACCGACGTGGCGTTCAGCAGCGAGGCCGCGACATTTATCTGGACCATGCTCAACGTCAAGAATCCCGATCCGATGGCACTGATCGACACGGTGATCGCCTCGCTGAAGAACGGCGGGCTGCCGGCGTTGATCCCCAACGCCGGGCTGGTCCAGGTCGAGGGCAATCCGACCGACGGCTGGACGCTGCTCAGCTGGGCCGGCCTTGCCGTCCCGGAGAATCCGGGCGTGCTGGGCAATCTGTTCCTGCTCTGGCGCGACTTGGCGCTGCCGCCGCAGGTGGCGTTCGACCACGTCCTGGATGCGCTGGCCTCCGGCGATTCGAGCACGGTCACCGCGGCATTCCAGGACGGCCTGACCGGCATCTCGACGGCGCTGGACGCAATTCCCGACACGCTGAACAACCTGTTCGCCGACCTGGCCGCCGGCACCTGGTGA